The genomic region ATCTACTCCTCGGGCCGCGAATTCGAAGTCATGAAGCTCGGCGTGTTCAGCCCGGAGAGCGTGGAGGTCGCCCAGTTCGGCCCCGGCGAGGTGGGCTTCTTGTGCGCCAACATGAAGGAGCTCTCCGACGCGCCCGTGGGCGACACCGTCACCAAGGCCGATCGCCCGACCGACACGCCCTTCCCCGGCTTCAAGAAGGTCAAGCCCATGGTCTTCTCCGGCCTGTACCCGGTGGAGCCCAACGAATACGAGATGCTGAAGGTGGCGCTGGAGAAGCTGCAGTTGAACGACGCCGCCTTCACCTTCGAGCCCGAGACCTCCAAGGCCCTTGGCTTCGGCTTCCGCTGCGGATTTTTGGGGCTCTTGCACATCGAGATTATCCAGGAGCGGCTGGAGCGCGAGTTCCAGGCCCGGCTCATCACCACCGCGCCCTCGGTCATCTACAAGGTGGACACCACCGACGGTCGGCATTTGCAGATAGACAACCCGAGCCTGCTGCCCGACCCCAGCACCATCGCGGCCCTGTACGAGCCCTACGCGCGGGTGGAAATCCATGTGCCGAACGACTTCGTGGGCAACGTGCTGGGCCTGTGCGAGGAAAAGCGCGGCATCCAGAAGGACATGAAGTACCTGACCGCCAGCCGCGTGGTCATCACCTACGAAATGCCCTTCGCCGAGATCATGTACGACTTCTTCGACAAGCTCAAATCCTCCACCAAGGGCTACGCCAGCCTGGACTACGAGATCATCGACTACCGGCAGAGCGACCTGGTGCGCCTGGACATCCTCATCAATACCGAGGCGGTGGACGCCTTCTCGGTCATCGTGCACCGGCAGAGCGCCTACCCCTTCGGCCGCAGCCTGGCGGAAAAGCTCAAGAAGAGCATTCCCCGGCAGATGTTCGAGGTCATCATCCAGGCCGCCATCGGCAACAAGATCATCGCCAAGGAGCGCGTGGCCCCCTTCCGCAAGGACG from Humidesulfovibrio mexicanus harbors:
- the lepA gene encoding translation elongation factor 4; translated protein: MTDTKNIRNFSIIAHIDHGKSTLADRILELTGVVSAREQKAQYLDKMDLERERGITIKAQTVRIPYTAKDGGQYVLNLIDTPGHVDFSYEVSRSLAACEGALLVVDASQGVEAQTLANVYLALDNDLEVLPVLNKIDLPSAEPERVSKEIEEVIGLDCTDPALVSAKSGLGVADLIERIVTMLPPPKGDAAAPLRALIFDSWYDTYLGVVVLFRVLDGSLKKGDRIRIYSSGREFEVMKLGVFSPESVEVAQFGPGEVGFLCANMKELSDAPVGDTVTKADRPTDTPFPGFKKVKPMVFSGLYPVEPNEYEMLKVALEKLQLNDAAFTFEPETSKALGFGFRCGFLGLLHIEIIQERLEREFQARLITTAPSVIYKVDTTDGRHLQIDNPSLLPDPSTIAALYEPYARVEIHVPNDFVGNVLGLCEEKRGIQKDMKYLTASRVVITYEMPFAEIMYDFFDKLKSSTKGYASLDYEIIDYRQSDLVRLDILINTEAVDAFSVIVHRQSAYPFGRSLAEKLKKSIPRQMFEVIIQAAIGNKIIAKERVAPFRKDVIAKCYGGDITRKRKLLEKQKEGKRRMRRMGNVEIPQEAFLAVLKAGGDD